The window CTAGCATTAATAAACATAAACTTCATCTAAGATTTAAATCTGAAAGATGGAAGACAGAAAGAAAACAATCAACCACAAGAAGATCATATCTTTGATTCCTCTATATCGGTGCACCTTAATTATCATAAAACACTTGTGTTATACCAGCATGCATGATGCATCAATTATGAACTATGTAAACCTAAGGGCTCTTTggatatatattcttaaaatgaACAAACGGTATGAACTTTAGAATGGGAAAGAGTAGATGTGCTTGAAGTTGTATTAAACATTATTTGGTCATATTACAATCATTATAGTAGTTTGTTCGTATGTGATAATGTAATATAGAGAGTTCTATCACTTCATTGTGTATTATCactattttaaaagttttaaagttgCACTAACGACACGCGGGCTTATGAAAATATAAGGTGGGTGATTTCCTTTCTGTattatcaaaaacaaacaaagaaacacatttttattcttatatattatattatatacataaatataaatgaaatttataGATCGATGTACATAATGTGCCTATAAACATGTCTAATTAATGGAAATAACATGTGATAAGGTCAAAGGTGATAGTTCAAGTAAAATTGCCAGACGGAGTACTCgtagttttattttatcattCTGCCATGGTATCAAACCTACATAATTAGGAAAAAATTTCGTTATAACTTTGGTTGCATTGCATCTATGTATTGTCAAGCATATGTTCTGTGGCTAATCAAGTCATGAttggaaattaaaaaaaaaaaaaaaaaagtcaaagattGAAAAATCACCAATCAATCAAGCTGTTGCTATGTTGATACCCTTTTTGGGCTTTGGCCAGTTTGTAACAGGCCCATTAGTGGTTGTAAAGTGTAAACTATCTCTACAGTCTACATGATCTAAAAAAGTTCTTTGTGTACATCGTAATTATACAAGTTTCGAAGTTGCACTAACAGCACGCAAGCTAATGTGAATATAAAGTGGATAATTTTCTTTGTCTTGCCAAAATCAAGGATAGAGAGCCTATATTATATAAAGACCTCTAAAAAATGAGGGAACCAGAGTTCtctttatgttatatatagaaATGAAATTTGTAGATGTATGTGTTTCAGTGTATATAATTTCTTCCCTACTCGTTTTAAAAATTCTAGATTCCGTTCTAATTAGAAATAGTTATAAGTTATATCTTAAATAACTCAATTGTCTTTAATGAACCTTCCTTAATGGAATGAATTACTTGTATTAAAGATTACTCATTTTGAACTGATTTACACCCTAAACTTTTATCTTACTATTACACTTTAagctcttatcttctaaaatattttaatatataccaTTCGACACCagcattaccaccaccaccgatAGTCGTCGTCATAAACACATGTCTTGCCCGCCAACAGACTATCTTCACCGACACTATCGCCGCATTGTACGGATaccatgttatatatatatatatatatatatatatatatatatatgtttttacaaaTTAACATGTCTATATAATGAAAGTGACACATGATAAATTCAAAGGTGAAAGTTTAGGTAAAATGTCGGATGGGGTAGTTTGCTCTTATAATTCGGGCATGGCTTAGTACTCTGCATAATTCAAAAGATTTTGGTTCCAACTTTGGTGCCATCTATGTATTGTCAAGCACATGTTTTGTGGCAAATCAAGTCATGACTTAATAAGTTTCTGGCTGATGAAAATGTACAACCAATCATGCACTTAACTAATTGACTTGTTAGGCTGTTGCTATGTTGAATGGGCAGATTATGTTAAAATGGTTccatcaaaagtcaaaactaatGGTTATGAGTgacattcaaataaaatataaatctaatatattttataaaacattttgtcctttttttcaaatttcaattaagtaactacctaaattaccttatttctttattcactaatataAACATTTCTACCTAATgtacctataatatccttaaatctcaactattCATTTTCTCCCTcccctcaaatctcaaccactcatttatttttctctcattcataaatcattttattcctctaattcattcaaaatcttttatctcaaaaaccatatatcgatatattataaaattgtgTGGGTGTTCTTagaatttcatgctttttcattagagatgtcattcgatatactttcgacgaatttttaaatccgagggcgaaacccgtacggctaaggcatttggctatcatactttatgacttccaatcatcttcaccatctcaccgccgcaacacgcggacACTATCTCTCGTAAATACGAGTaactctttgttttttttactaaaacccttcatatatatataaaacattaacAAGTACCTGtctatttatttcaaacaatCCACTGATTCAAAGTTTATGCActaatatacttttaaattaaagGCGTGATTGGTTTATTGTGAAACTAAATgagtataattttaatttttaataaaacgcAACGGGAATGATCGATTATAACACCATTTGTGACTACATATTTTTCATCATCCTTCCTTGTAAAATGTATTGCTGCTGTAATTGGTTGTCGTCTTCGAACCGAGTAGCAATTgaaaagtttttaacttttgtctagaaaataaaaagaagaaaaagtcaaAGACTCGAAGATAGATGCACCGGCCCATGCCACAATTTGGTTGCATCATTTTGTTCTTGAGTTATTTGTTTAAGTGCATGTTGTTTCATGCCAATGAATTCGTATCCCAATTAACAATTTGAGAGTGGTTTCATCCATCACTCATGACTCATGAGAACGAGAGCATGTACATGTATTTAGTTAGATCTTTAACCACATGAAAATTACTTAAAAGatatttttgtgtgttttttttataaactaaatgaATAGTCTATACTAGTTTTTGATTCAAACATGTCAAAAAAAGATGAAGTGATACTTCAACGACAATACCCAATGTGTTAGGCCCAAACACTCATGTAAGAAAATgataacattataaaatattcttTGGAACTAGATGGGGAATTGAGGAAATGTGTGATGCTACAGTGACAATACAACGTGTTACTCGTAGTTTGTTAATTTCAAACCAACGACTTATGTAATAGGGAtgaaaaagtttttattaaaattccACAATACAATTCTTATTTCAGGTCAATAACAAAACCATCTTTTAAATGTTAAATCAATATCTTAGTTAAACTAATTCAATATTGTGTTACTTAATTGaattatgaaagaaaaagaataaattcAGTTTGTGTACGAATAGATCGAAAAAGATTTTCTTCTTGAATTACGGACAAAAGATGACTTATTAATCACGAAAAATCTATGAGGCTATAAAAACCTCAAACTCCCCTACAAATACATATCATTCATCATCATTCTCCATTTGTCTCTTTTCATTCCTTTCAACTTTCTTTCTCGCATTCTTCAAAATCTCTGTTTCGATCGGCACATATTGAAATTTTGAAATGGCAACAATCAAAACCGTAACTGCTCGTCAAATCTTCGATAGCAGAGGCAATCCTACTGTTGAGGTTATAATTATTCTttctccttatatatatatatatgggaaaataaTCCGTACTTAGGTACTGctatgttaaaaaaagttataaattaaaccgACCTTTTAATGTCATATTGTATATATCCTCCGTTACAGATTTTTCGTTCATCGCTATTGTAtaacataaaattatatatgcatgcatGCATGCTTAGGTTTATAAGCTCTACATGATATGCAATAATCATATATGGACAcacaattttaactttaatcaaTCTATCATTTGTATCTATGAATTTCATATAAGTTATGCCATAGGAATGGTGCATGTTCTGTTATTTTGATTTGAAGAGTGATAATTAGTATATTGTTTAATCACTTGAGATTTGATActctatatatttttgtgtgaaATATGTATAGGTGGATATTACTTTATCAAATGGTACTACTGCCCGAGCTGCTGTTCCTAGTGGAGCATCCACCGGTTAGATTCGTTTTTATTTCATGAGAAAAACCTTGTTGCATGTTCTCAACTGAACAAATTGGTTCAAATTATAACCTTTTGATATAGTTTATGATGATGTGAATATGTAAGGGAGAGATGGAATCTTGACATTATAATAAGATAGGCCTATAATTCTTGTCTTTGCAGGCGTCTACGAAGCACTGGAACTTAGAGACGGAGGCTCAGACTACTTGGGAAAGGGTGTCTCAAAGGTGAGCCAACAATCTGAATTGATGCAGTCAGTCTATTTATAACACCCCATGAATGAATATACTgataattttaacttttgaaattCTATATTAGGCTGTTTCAAATGTGAACACTGTTATTGGTCCTGCTATTGTAGGCAAGGTATGTTTCATCAGCCTCACCCTTTGATATTTAACTGTTATATTAAATCTTCTAATATATGTGATCTGATCTGATTGTATAATTGTATGTTAATTTGACAGGACCCAACTGATCAAACAGGTATCGACAATTTCATGGTTCAAGAACTCGATGGTACTAAAAATGAGTGGGGTTGGTGCAAGCAAAAGGTATAATTGCAAGTttcatattgattttttttttttttgtgaacatACTTTGATGTTAACCTGATGGCTAACCGTATTGTCTAGCTTGGAGCAAATGCTATCCTTGCAGTGTCTCTTGCAGTCTGCAAAGCAGGGGCTAGTGTCAACAATACTCCCCTTTACAAGGTAACTTTATTATAAAGGACTTATAGATTCAAGCTTTTTTCTCTTTCCAGCGTGAAGTAGATTGATTTAATTAACTCGGAAACATGTCGCAGCATATTGCAAACTTGGCTGGCAACAAGAAATTAGTTTTACCTGTGCCAGCTTTTAATGTCATTAACGGTGGTTCACATGCTGGAAACAAGCTTGCTATGCAGGTGTAAATCTTTATTATGTATTCTGTTTGTGATTATTAAGATGTTGCTTTGTGAAACGTTTCTCACGATGATTGTTTTTGTAGGAATTTATGATTCTTCCTGTCGGTGCTTCCAATTTCAAGGAAGCCATGAAAATGGGTGTTGAAGTTTATCACAATTTGAAGGTGCATTGAAACAGATTTCTTGATCTCCAAAAACAAAATACTGTATTCGTTAGTATTTTTGTGTGAATGCTAATACTGGAAAAATTCTGCCATTTGTTTGCAGTCTGTTATTAAGAAGAAATATGGCCAGGATGCAACAAATGTTGGTGATGAAGGTGGCTTTGCTCCTAATATTCAGGTAGTTGTGGTTTCATTTGATCGTGCCAATCAGTTTCAAGTTTATATTTGCCTTCTAAAATGGTAATGTGTTTTTGAGCTTTAGGAAAACAAGGAGGGCCTTGAGCTGCTCAAGACAGCCATTGCTCAAGCTGGCTACACAGGAAAGGTGACTACTTTAAAATTGCTCCCTTTCTTTGAAGGATGACATCTTCTATTGATTTCGTGATCTTTATAagataaacaaaattatatctTCTTTCAATGCTGTTGCCAATTTTGTCTCATTGACTTAACAATGGGTCAATCTGATCATGTTTTAACTCTGACggaaaagttaaaattaaaattggcTTAAAGGCCAAAGTTCCTGAAATCTGATATATCTTATCATGATTAATCAACTAATTATTTACAAAAGCAGTGGTTTTGGACATCAAGTGTTTTGGCCAAACCGGCTTGACCCGTTTCTACGTGTATAAAATGATTACCACCTTTATGTAATCTGCTCATTAGACACCTCTATAGACTATAAATTATGCTAATATACCTTCTTAATGTTACATTCTTGTAGGTTGTCATTGGAATGGATGTCGCTGCATCTGAATTCTATGAAAAGGATAAGACTTATGATCTTAACTTCAAAGAAGAGGTGGGTCCTTGATTCATTTTTATAGTAATCTTAtcttaatgataataaaaatctTTACTTTCCTACTTATGCTTCATGCGTAGTTGATATTTGATACATGTTTGTTTCACTGATTCCTTTATGCAGAACAACAATGGCTCCCAAAAGATTTCAGGAGTGCAACTCAAAGATCTCTATAAATCCTTTGTAAGCGATTACCCAATTGTGTCAATTGAAGATCCATTTGACCAAGATGATTGGGAGCACTATGGCAAGATGACCTCAGAATGTGGTGACAAAGTACAGATTGTTGGAGATGATCTTTTGGTCACTAACCCCACGGTTAGATCTACCACTTTCAAAATATAAGAACCAAACAGTCTGAATTTGAACTTAGAAGTAATGTTATTCCAACTTTGACAATCTTAACCCCGTCATGGATATTCAATCTGTTGTTATGCAGAGAGTTAAGAAGGCAATCGCCGAGAAGACATGCAATGCTCTTCTCCTCAAGGTATATCACAAGTCACCTGCTTGATCATTTACCACAAATCTGAGCTTCCAGAAGCAATAAGTTTAGTCATCTCTTTTTAATGTTCGGTTTTAGGTTAACCAAATAGGATCTGTGACTGAGAGCATTGAAGCAGTGAAAATGTCCAAGCATGCTGGTTGGGGTGTGATGGCTAGTCATCGCAGGTATGCCAAGTCAATTACATTTAGAGGTGgcttgacccatttacttatgaatgagaTGAATTAGCTTGTGTTTTATATGTCAAATGAGTCTGAGAGGTTGCAAGTAATTGACACTTGTCACTTTGACAGTATGTTTTTCAAAGATGTAGAGTATTACCAAAATATATGACAGTGTGTTTGTAATCATGTTTAACAAATGACACATTAAGTATGcacatttttttaacaataaatcatTTTGACATGTTACCAAAGCGGTTTGACCAGCCTATGTTGCCATCTCTTATGAAAGTAGGCGTTTCCTGATGTTCTTTTGACCGTATTTGCTTAAATGATCAATGATCTGATGTTGTGTTGTAGTGGGGAAACCGAAGACACCTTCATCGCTGATCTTTCTGTGGGTTTGGCAACGGTAAGGAACAATTATggttacaaacatatatattactcgtaattaacAATGTCAGACCAATTATGATTATTCAACGTAAATCATCACTCTTCAGGGCCAAATCAAGACTGGAGCACCATGCAGGTCAGAACGTCTTGCCAAGTACAATCAGGTTGGTATTTCTCATCTTCCTGACCCAAATAGTCAATTTTAAATAACTGATCAGTGTGATTTGATTATTAGTCAACGAGCTTCACTTTTGTTGTCATCATGATTCATCACCATATGACTTATTGTTGAACACTCACTTGTTCAGTAAAGTTTCATGATAATGaattttggaatgaaatgattaTAGAGGTTACGTTCAGGGCAGACATTGAACCATTTCATTTTTTGTAACTAGGGTATTTATTTAACATGACTGAGATAAAACTAACTCAAGTCAAATTATTCATAGTAAGTAAAATGCTCCAAATATGCACCTCTAATTAGAAGCCATAAGTATATGGCTGactaatttcatttttttcactGTATACAGCTCTTGCGAATTGAAGAAGAGCTTGGGTCAGATGCGGTTTATGCTGGAGCCAACTTCCGCAAGCCTGTTGATCcctattaaatttgattatcgAATGTCCATCCAAAATAAAAACCCAGGGAAGTGCAAAAGAGACCCTTCTCTCACAATAATGGATGGACGCAACTCAATCTTTTTATGACTTACAACGTACGAGTTTGTGGCAACGATGAAGCTTTGAGGCCGAGTTAGTTGTATTATAAAATGGACTTTTTTTGTGTGATGATTTATCTTTTTAGCCCTTGTTCCGTTAACTATCTGATCTATAATGGAACCGAGctgttttttttctctttcctctttTCTAGTTTTTGATGTTCAACTTCTTTGCATTGGTGTATGTACTTGAAGATTGAATCAATACTATTGATTGTTTATGACCATAACTTCTTTTAGCTTAGAAATGAGTGTGCTTgaaattttcattttagcaTTCCTTTTGCAATTTAACAtggatttttgaaaattctgtAAATGAATGACAAAATACATTTGGGCATTGTTTTCATAAATGTATGAATTAACCAATTTTTCCGCAGTTCTGGCTAAAAGAGCTTCGGAATTTAACCTTTTCTATAGGTTGTTTTGTATATTGGCAAGCAGAGTTAGCATCATATGAGATTCTAAGACAGCCCAGAACCATAACGACTCGGTTGCTGCAAATCAAAGTCGATCATTGTCTTTGACCTTTTGTAAGGTATGTTTCAAAGTGGTGACTTAGAGTTTGGCTTCAAACgaacctctcacttttcaacttttggttatcaaaatcaaaattcgTTTCAAGTAGTGTATTGAAGGATGACAAGTCATGCACGAGTTAACAATGTCTATATGCACCATTTTGCATCTCAAATACGAGTAGTTGATTAAATTATTATGCACCTTGCATCtccattgtattatcaagaaATAATTATGCCAAGCATACAAGTTCTTCGCATTCGTACAATATTCATATAtgcaaactttatatttttcatacGCTTTCCATATACCTTTCgtgttaatattatattattattgtccAATGACACGTAATATTAAACATACAACTTAACAAATCACAATTATTACTGATTATATTTACTCAAATGATAGCTTTaccttttaatatttatttaatatttaatgtcaATAAGATTGGTAActcattggtaaggtttttgaccTTAGAAAGGTCCACCTGGATTCCCACTTCCTACATTttgtggggtggattaatagagAGTTTTTCGATAGTCCTGGTTTTGAGACATATGAATAAGAGTATAATAGaatatcattcaaaaaaatatttatttatttagtaataTAAGATTAATGTTAATTTAAACTATTTGTAGAATAATAGTATTTCATTAGAAAAAGTAGAAAGGAGGAACTTATGTAAAGTTGCAATTTGCAAACTAGTACAGACATCTTACTCGTGGGCCCAAAATGGCTTCTAAATCCATAATCCACTGGAGAGTTTTATCTTTTATGCGaaatataaaaaaggaaaatgatctaCAGACTTTATTTAAGCTTAGATATTGTCCcactaaaaaaagttacatattattccttttgaatttgataaacatacataatctttttgaattttacataacccacatcccctaaattttacataatctctctgctttacctaagataggtactgcatgttttacttaacatttaaCCATATAAAAATGACGAAAAATGAAAGTTAGccaaaaaaaatagttaaatttgtaaaataactatatttgtAGAATATAAACATGATTGTTGACTTGTGAAGAGACATgacaattttaataattatataatatagtataattatatatatgtgatgtctttataaataaaatataagttaattgtcttgatatatttatcaaaatattatatattcaatatttttTAGTCAAAAAGGTAAGCTGAATAAGATGTTGATGAATTAAAAAGATGttggtaaaaattaaaaatcctgttgataaaaattttaataagatAAACTAAAGCTGAATAAGCATTATGAATGTCTAAAAGTTCTTTTATTCATACGCATCGTTATATCTTAAATCTCTATCAATTTTTGCATTATAAACATAACGTTGTATTTTTcttcaaaagtaaaaatatgttttatgaATATATTTGTCACTTTAGCATTTTTTTCAGAAGTAATGTTATAATTTTTTACATGCATCAGCTAATAAATCTTGGAAAATACATTCCTGATGGatacatctttctttttaaacaCATTAGTGATGTAAGTTTCTTTGGAGGTTCAAATCCTTAACATGCTCTTGATAACAAAATTTGTAGTTAATACAATGTTGAACATGTGATATACTCGTAtctgttttatttgttttattataaaaattttgttttattgaaACTAATTTTACGAGTAATAGTATCTTGTCATACTTCtcaacttatatatttttaattctttcTCTTTCCTCACATGACACGTTGTCGGAGAAAGAATACGAAAGAGATGACACATGTTAGAGTGCCACGTGAAAGAGAGTTGTTTGTCCCATCGTTTCAAATTTCCCACCATATTTGACTGACCTCTCCAACCGCCGTATCATTTCAAACGcgatatatataaattctgTGTAACATACTCAATTTAATTGtatacttcaaagttcaaagcATTGATGGTGGTTTAGTCGTTTAGACTAATatttactcccttataaagagacctatttttattttagataattccaTATAtgaattaccagaattaccATTGACTTTGTTTTGTCCTTtactaattataatttatgctctaaacctttattttaacaattaacactttaagcttgtattttttaaaaaatttcactatcacaattacatcaacctacaccacttgacaccgtcaccaccaccaatagtaccatcaccgacaccattaGACCACATTCGCACaatcgtcgccgcattgcgtgggtatcATGCTCGTGGGATTAAATCAATTGtatacttcaaagttcaaagcATTGATGGTGGTTTAGACTAATGGGATTGAGACAATCAAAACCATCGGGTGATATATATACAATTGTCCACTTGATTTGTTGATTTCAAATTGATTGGTCTAAACGATGAACAGTTGATTTACCTAAAGCTTGACTTAGCCCAGACAACTTCAACCCGAATTGCACTTGCACCCAATTTAAACCGACCcaacaaggtttttttttttttaatttttctttgtaaaaagaaaaacatgacaaaataaaaagtcCTTTTGTTTTAATCACTTTCCCccaaaatcacacacacatacaaaattacaaatttacaaaccctaaccctaaaataGCAGCCGCCGCAGCAGCAGGAGGAGGAGGAGAGAGATGGCGGAGCATCTGGCATCAATATTTGGGACGGAAAAAGACAGAGTAAACTGTCCGTTTTATTTCAAGATCGGAGCTTGCAGACATGGCGATCGCTGTTCACGCCTTCACACCAAACCTTCCATTTCCCCAACTCTTTTATTATCCAACATGTATCAACGCCCTGATTCCATCACTCCAGGCGTTGACCCTCAAGGTCAACCCCTTGATCCCACCAAAATCCAAAATCACTTTGAGGTACCccatttactctttttttttttttttaaattgtttcaTCTTATGTTTTGTTGGAATTTAATTAGAGAATACTTAGTTagatatgttattattattattattattattattattattattattattattattattattattattattattattattattttgtgataatattTTAGGCGAGATTTCCGTTTGTAGTTAAGCGTAGACAATGTCGTATTAGGCGTGGCGTAGGGTCGTTAAAATTTGACTTTGTGATATGATGTCTACATTGAAAAGTTATCATTTTTCTACAAAAACAAACTTTAAATGACCCGAACGAGACACAAAATTATCATATACTGAACTAATTGGACGAAAAGTGATGCACGATTGCACGGTTTGGAAGGAATAGATGGAAAACTGTTTTGTTTGTTGGTAGTTGGTatttgtggaaaaaaaaaagaagtaaactTTATGAAATTGTATAAAGATTAAGAAGGATGGCTTTGATGGTGAGTTACATGACCTTCAAACGGCTTGTTGGCATATAGATAAAGTTCACGGGCCCTTTTTACGCATCTTTCTCTACATGCTATAAATAGTGGACAACTATTGTTGTGCAAAGTGCAAATGTGATTCTGATTGCCAACAGTTTAGGctttgttttaggttttcaacTCCTTGCTTCATTTGTTTTGAGTTTGTTATTATATTCTACGTGCAGGACTTTTATGAAGATCTGTTTGAAGAGCTTGGAAAATATGGAGAGATCGAAAGTCTCAACATTTGTGATAATTTGGCTGACCATATggtatatttgttttttcttatatcAGTTTGACTCATCATCTTCTGtttaaatacttgttttaaGATGAAGTTTTGTCAACATGTGTAGGTGGGAAATGTGTACGCACAGTTTAGGGAAGAAGAGCATGCTGCAGCTGCTCTCCAGAATCTGAGCGGAAGGTTCTATGCAGGTATAGAATTTTTCatgttattagttttgttaaatGTAGTcgtcaaaattttcaaaagactcTAGGGATTGATATAAAGCTAGGGATCAGCCAAGGTTTGCTTGCAGGATTTCTCATATGAGATTTTGACATTTAGCTAGGGATCGTATTGGTTGTATTGTAACCCCAAGAATTGAAGGGTATATTGGAAGCTTGTAGTAAAAAGCTGTATAAGCTATATGACCAATCAAGCATCGTTGTATTATTGTTAGTAATCTTAGAATGTCTTGCTATATAGCTTACTCTCACACCATTGTTGGATATTATTCCATATACTTAATAATAGTTCTCTTAATGCCATTGGATTGTGATCCCCATTTTGGCTTTGTATGtaactttcatctttttacttTACACAATGACCTTAGATCAACAGAGTTAGTTTACCTTTTGTTATTATTGCCACCTGTGTCTTCTATAAACAGTCATATAAATTTAAGGTGAGCTTAATGTCAAGTTTTTGTATAATACAATAATGATGTAATGCTTGCCCGTAGTCTGTCTAACATCTTGACTGTTTTTTACATTTAGGTCGTCCTATTATTGTGGACTTCTCTCCAGTGACAGATTTTCGTGAGGCTACATGTAGGCAGTATGAAGAAAACGTTTGTAATCGAGGTGGTTACTGCAACTTCATGCATCTAAAGAAGATCAACAAGTGAGCTGACTTTTATATCCCTCATCTCTATATGCTCTATATTTATGTCACTATCTAATCTTTTTTCTATCTTTATCTAGAGATCTGAGGAGGCAGCTGTTCGGGAGACGTAGGAGAAGCAGGAGCAGAAGCCGTAGTCCTCCAAGGCACCGGAATCATGATGATCGTCCATATCCTGGTGGGCGTGGTGGTTCAGGGAGAAGAGGAGGCAGTGGTTACCCTGATCACCGTCAGAGCGACAGAAGCAGGCGGCCCAGAAGTAGGAGTCCTCCACGGAGATCAGGACGTAGTAGAAGCCCAGGAGGAAAGCGAAACCGTAGTCCAGTCAGAGAAGGAAGTGCTGAGAGAAGGGCAAAGATTGAACAGTGGAATAGAGAAAAAGAACAAGCAAAATCAGCTCCTGAAACCGCCACTGGTAATGACTATAATGGTAATGATAACAATAATGATGTCACTGCTTTGCATGATGGAGACCGAGCCCATCACCATGATCAGCAGAAGCCACAACAAGATGAAGCGGGATACGATTACTGAACAAAATAGATTCATTGGTTTGTTCCCTAAGCTCTTCTTGGTTATGTGTCCTGATTTATAACATACGTGAAGTAGTCTAAATAATTAAAGAAAGATAGTTAGGTTTAGAAAACAAAGAGTCCCCACTTGGAAGATATGGCTTACTGCCGGCT is drawn from Erigeron canadensis isolate Cc75 chromosome 9, C_canadensis_v1, whole genome shotgun sequence and contains these coding sequences:
- the LOC122582039 gene encoding splicing factor U2af small subunit B-like; protein product: MAEHLASIFGTEKDRVNCPFYFKIGACRHGDRCSRLHTKPSISPTLLLSNMYQRPDSITPGVDPQGQPLDPTKIQNHFEDFYEDLFEELGKYGEIESLNICDNLADHMVGNVYAQFREEEHAAAALQNLSGRFYAGRPIIVDFSPVTDFREATCRQYEENVCNRGGYCNFMHLKKINKDLRRQLFGRRRRSRSRSRSPPRHRNHDDRPYPGGRGGSGRRGGSGYPDHRQSDRSRRPRSRSPPRRSGRSRSPGGKRNRSPVREGSAERRAKIEQWNREKEQAKSAPETATGNDYNGNDNNNDVTALHDGDRAHHHDQQKPQQDEAGYDY
- the LOC122582251 gene encoding enolase yields the protein MATIKTVTARQIFDSRGNPTVEVDITLSNGTTARAAVPSGASTGVYEALELRDGGSDYLGKGVSKAVSNVNTVIGPAIVGKDPTDQTGIDNFMVQELDGTKNEWGWCKQKLGANAILAVSLAVCKAGASVNNTPLYKHIANLAGNKKLVLPVPAFNVINGGSHAGNKLAMQEFMILPVGASNFKEAMKMGVEVYHNLKSVIKKKYGQDATNVGDEGGFAPNIQENKEGLELLKTAIAQAGYTGKVVIGMDVAASEFYEKDKTYDLNFKEENNNGSQKISGVQLKDLYKSFVSDYPIVSIEDPFDQDDWEHYGKMTSECGDKVQIVGDDLLVTNPTRVKKAIAEKTCNALLLKVNQIGSVTESIEAVKMSKHAGWGVMASHRSGETEDTFIADLSVGLATGQIKTGAPCRSERLAKYNQLLRIEEELGSDAVYAGANFRKPVDPY